In the Daphnia pulicaria isolate SC F1-1A chromosome 2, SC_F0-13Bv2, whole genome shotgun sequence genome, one interval contains:
- the LOC124325979 gene encoding rRNA methyltransferase 2, mitochondrial-like isoform X2, with translation MTSMFLKPKWKIIERARSAFKLIEIDDKHKFLKPGDVVVECGAAPGAWTQVCVKRINATGKVSSQLKGKHVAVDLQPMYPIEGAVILAPLDFTKSLSQTRITEILGGQLANAVLSDMAPAASGIRDLDQDRILELAYSVLRYAQQISMDGATLLIKLWAGGRIKQLENEIALHYSQVKVVKPPSSRQDSAEMFILASNFKKNT, from the exons ATGACGAGTATGTTCTTAAagccaaaatggaaaattatag AAAGAGCTAGAAGTGCCtttaaattgattgaaattgatGACAAACACAAATTCCTTAAACCTGGAGATGTGGTTGTGGAATGTGGCGCTGCACCTGGTGCTTGGACACAAGTATGTGTAAAACGAATTAATGCAACAGGAAAAG TGTCTTCTCAGCTTAAAGGAAAGCATGTAGCAGTTGATCTTCAACCAAT gTACCCAATTGAAGGAGCTGTAATCTTGGCTCCATTAGATTTCACAAAAAGTTTGTCCCAGACCAGAATAACAGAAATACTTGGTGGGCAACTTGCTAATGCAGTCCTAAGTGATATG GCTCCTGCAGCATCGGGTATACGAGATTTGGATCAAGATAGGATATTAGAATTAGCATATTCAGTACTGCGTTACGCGCAACAAATCTCTATGGATGGAGCTACGCTATTGATAAAATTGTGGGCAGGAGGAAGAATTAAACAACTGGAGAATGAGATTGCATTACACTATTCTCAAGTCAAAGTTGTGAAACCACCTAGTAGTAGACAGGATTCAGCTGAAATGTTTATACTAGCTagtaatttcaagaaaaatacaTAG
- the LOC124325979 gene encoding rRNA methyltransferase 2, mitochondrial-like isoform X1 has translation MNIAVCSVRQFCSSSTCFKKVPDRLKGRSKSSQEWLTRQMNDEYVLKAKMENYRARSAFKLIEIDDKHKFLKPGDVVVECGAAPGAWTQVCVKRINATGKVSSQLKGKHVAVDLQPMYPIEGAVILAPLDFTKSLSQTRITEILGGQLANAVLSDMAPAASGIRDLDQDRILELAYSVLRYAQQISMDGATLLIKLWAGGRIKQLENEIALHYSQVKVVKPPSSRQDSAEMFILASNFKKNT, from the exons ATGAACATTGCCGTTTGTTCAGTAAGACAGTTTTGTTCGTCTTCAACATGCTTTAAAAAAGTGCCCGATCGGCTAAAGGGCCGCAGTAAAAGTTCTCAAGAATGGCTAACTCGGCAAATGAATGACGAGTATGTTCTTAAagccaaaatggaaaattatag AGCTAGAAGTGCCtttaaattgattgaaattgatGACAAACACAAATTCCTTAAACCTGGAGATGTGGTTGTGGAATGTGGCGCTGCACCTGGTGCTTGGACACAAGTATGTGTAAAACGAATTAATGCAACAGGAAAAG TGTCTTCTCAGCTTAAAGGAAAGCATGTAGCAGTTGATCTTCAACCAAT gTACCCAATTGAAGGAGCTGTAATCTTGGCTCCATTAGATTTCACAAAAAGTTTGTCCCAGACCAGAATAACAGAAATACTTGGTGGGCAACTTGCTAATGCAGTCCTAAGTGATATG GCTCCTGCAGCATCGGGTATACGAGATTTGGATCAAGATAGGATATTAGAATTAGCATATTCAGTACTGCGTTACGCGCAACAAATCTCTATGGATGGAGCTACGCTATTGATAAAATTGTGGGCAGGAGGAAGAATTAAACAACTGGAGAATGAGATTGCATTACACTATTCTCAAGTCAAAGTTGTGAAACCACCTAGTAGTAGACAGGATTCAGCTGAAATGTTTATACTAGCTagtaatttcaagaaaaatacaTAG